A window of Nicotiana sylvestris chromosome 8, ASM39365v2, whole genome shotgun sequence genomic DNA:
TTAGAAAAGACATTGTCTCATTAGTATTATTGGGTTGACTCCTTCCTTCCCTTCAAAGTTTGAAATAATATTAAAGTCCCCATAGACTGCCCAAGGGCCCCTAATGTTATTGAAAGTTGAATAATATTATTCCAGAGTGGAGCTTAGGTAAGCTTTCGTTTTAGCATAAAGCACAATAATAAAGATCTCGTCATTTCTTCTAGTATGCTAAGTTTGAGAATCATCTCTTGTTCTTCATTCTCCAACAGTGTACCTTGAACTCATCGTTCCTAGAATACCATATATTACCATTTTGATTCTGAACTGCATTAGAGAATGCTATGACTCTTTTATACCTTTCTGATGTTCTAAAATTCGCAAAAAATTATGAATTGAGGTAAATTGTAACTTATATATATTTTTCAGAGTCAAATGCTAGAAGGGAAACCCTCATAATATAAACACTCTTTCAATCAAGTAATCACTCTTTCAATCAAGTAATGCCTTTAGAGAATCATAAGAAAATGTCATAATAAGGTTGTCTGTATAGATCGTCCTTCTCAGATCCAAAACCTCTTCTCCTTCTCTTGCTCTCTTTGATAACCCTCCCCTCGTGGCTTCTCTcaagacaacaattaataacaatGATTTATAGTTCACGTACTAAAGTTGCAAAAGTAAAGTTCAAGAGGGTTTTTATGTATAACCCAAAAGTATTTCGAAATGGAGTGAGAGAATGTGATATTTTCGAAGAGAATTATATTATACTCTagttgtttcaatttgtttgAACTTTTTCGGAGTACGTGTGTTAAGTTGATTAATTTTCGAAGTAAATTTGAACCTAAATTCTTTAAGTTTTTTGAaacaaaatataaatatttaaaaattatacaAAAAGTATTATaagttatttatgataattaacaattcaaattattatatataaaaagtataatcattttttttattaatttttttatttttagtttagcATTCCTTTTATCCTTACCGGCAAAATGGCCACAGAAGTTTATGCATTACGCTCTCCGATTCCACAATTCGGTGCATTCGCTCACCAATTTTCTAATTTAATCTCTCCTTCTTCTGGAGCATTCACCCTTTTTTTGATTCGGGTTCTACTTTCTAGGGTTTAACAGTACCAGCAGTTCATGGAGGAGGAACCAGTGGTGTCGGGAACGGCGAATCGCCGTACGGTGAGTTTTTCCCCCCCAGTTTCTACAATATTTATGCATATTCCTTGAGTAAGTAAAAAATTGAGCCCTAATTATGGAGTTAATCGTGTACAGAAACGAACGAGAGTTCAAACTAGGGTTAACGAGGAGCAAAATGTGAATGAGGAGAGAGAAGAATCGTCCGACGATTTTGAAGAATCTCGTGGTAGAGCTAAGCGGAGTAAGGCTGTAGCAGGCACTTCAGCTGCTGCGGCTGCTGCTTCTAGAAATGCTCATCTCAGTTTAATTGGTACTACAAATTTCGACTACTTACTGTGGTgtagtttttgtttttatttttatttttattttattttttataactatagttttgatgttattttttgAATTTGAGAATCTATAGAAATTTAGGCGCCGTGGAAGTTATAGGCTTCTAGTTTGCATACCGTTCTGAAATTTTATCATGTTGAAGTGTGAATGAAGTTGTGATCTTCTAGTTTTAACTAGTGTTCTGTAGTTTTTACTATGGTAATTTGAGGATAtatggaatttttaggcttggtTTACTCAATTATTGTTGAAAGTGTGAGTGGAATTATGGTTTCTATTTTAGACAGTCCTGTTAGTTTTATTAAGGTAAGTTCAgtttgatttttgaattttgagagtagagtagatttaggcttgtgCTACTCGATTATGTTGAAAGAATGAATGGAAGTTATGGTCTTCTAGTTTGTattgttttggtaatttcagattaatttttgaattttgagacAAGCAGTTTTAGGATTGCGTTACTATATATGTTGAAACTGCTGATGGAAGTTGTGGTCATTTAGTTTGTCTAATGTTATAATACCATTCTTTTAAATTCAGGTTTATTGtgattttgggactacagaaatTATAGGCTTACGCTAGCCCATTATGTTGAAAGTGGATATGGAAGTTTGTATTTTAGTTCAACTAATGTTGTGTTGCTTTCATTATGGTAATTTCTGGTTGATTTTGAAGTTCGATACCAGAGAAGTTTTAGGCTTTTGCTACTCGATTGACTGAGAACTTGAATGGAGGTTGTGATTGTCTAGTTTGACTAATGTTATGTAGTTTTTTTATTCACCAATTTTGTGTAGTTTTCATTATggcaaatttggtattttgagaTTTTATGGAAATTTTAGGCGTTTGCTACTCAATTATAGTTGAAAGTGTGAGTTAAGTTATGGCTTTGAGTTTGACTACTGTGCTGCCATTTTCCTTATGGTGATTTTAGGTTAATGTTGAATTAAGAAGACTTTGAGAGTATGTAAAAGCTTTGAATTGCTAGTGGAAGTAATGGTCCTTTAATTTTCTGAAAATTCTCTAATTTACAATAGCAAGTGGTAGAATTTGGATTACTATTGCATTTCGTTTCCACCTATTGAATGAAAAAACGCGTATTTCATCCATGAAATGTTGGACAAATGTAACACTCATCATTATGGGTATTTCAGTTGGTGAAGAAGATGCTTCAagtatttctatatttattatcTTTATATCTCCTTTTTATGAACTTTTTGGAAAGCATTTTTGTACTCGTCAAGTTTACCTCCCAAATACATGTTGTGTTTGCACTTTCACCTTTATCGATCTAGATGTTTAGTTTGAAGCAAATGTCCTGGGAAGCAATGGAGGATGTCGACAAGAGGAGTCTTGTTTGATCCTTTAGGTTCAGTCCTTTACTTCCTGGTGATTTTTCATTCTGCTCCAGATTCTTTAAAGTAAAAGTGGACCAATGAATTGGATTGGTCAAGCAGCTAGCTTGCCCTGCTCCATTCGATGTTTCTATCAATCAGTGACTTCCCAAGTATATGACCTCAGAAAAGGGCAGTTTGTATACTATTATGAATCCTATGGGAGCATTTTGAAGTTGCCAAAACCATAATCAAAGGCCTTCTGTTATTATCCCATAAGAAATACTCATTACTCTTTGAAAAGTCACTTCAACTATTCTTTTCCAGTCCCAAAAAAAATGGCCACTTCAGCTAATCCTGTTCTTTATAGGTGACATACTTCCTATTCATGGAATGAAACAATTGGAAGCTTTGGTAGTCAGTATTTTTTGAGCTTGCTTGCTTGTTTCAGTTCCTCGTTATCTGATTCTAATTAGATTTTATCTTCTCTTTGTTGACTCCTTTTATTGTACTATTATGGTGGTTTGCTCACATTGATGATAGGGCATTCACTCCTTTATTTGCAGATGTTGTCAAAGGTGATAGGAGACTAATTCCTCTAGTGGTTAAGCATTGGGTGGAACACTATGAGAAGAACCCGAAAGCCGCAATAGCTGGACTCTTGAGCATGATGTTTGAGGTAATCTGATAATATGTGGATGTTTCTACGGCTTGcatactactccctccgtttcaatttagatgaggtagtttgactcggcataGAGttcaaggaaaaaaaaagaagacttctgaaacttgtggtcttaaaagcttaaggggtaaaagttTTGTGGGGCCACGacatttgtgtgattataaaagtttctcattgagggtaaaatgaagagtttaaaattgaattatttccaaattaagaaacgtgtcatttattttggaacagactaaaacgGAAAGTATctcatctaatttgaaacggagggagtattgtTTTTCCTCTGTCCGCGTATCAGCCATAAATAGGTTCCATTTTGATGATGTGACGTGATGGGTGGAAATTTGTGGTTTTGCAGGCCTGCGGAGTAAAATATCATATTGAAGAAGATTTCTTGGACCAAACTGATGTTGATGATGTAGTAGTTGCTCTTGTAAACATGGCTAAGAGGGTATTTTCATCCATCATATTCATGAGATTTTCTTACTTAATATGTCTGGTCAGTATTACTTTTTGGTGTCAGTTCAATATGCATTAAACATTAACTTTCTGGTTGGTAAAGATTATTTGCGTCAGTTCATTATGTGCATTAAACATGAACTTTCTGGTCGGTGTTATTATTTGGTGTCAGTTCAATATGCATTAAGCCCATGACATTCATGCATAGACATGTGGTTGTTATTTTACCTGATCTCCTTTGGACCTTAGGGTGAAGTTGAAGATTATCAAAGTTCAAAAAAGAAGGACTTCAACAACTTCAAAGATAACCTTGTCTACTTCTGGGATACTTTGGTTGCTGAATGTGAAAATGGACCACTTTTTGATAAGGTCTTGTTTGACAAGTGCATGGACTATGTGATTGCACTATCGTGGTAAGTAGTTTGTATTCATGTGTTCGAAATTTAAGGTAGACTATTTTGGCTGATTGTCTTGTGATGTGCATTTCAGCACCCCTCCTAGAGTATATCGTCAGGTTGCTTCATTAATGGGGCTACAACTTGTTACATCCTTTATACACGTTGCCAAAGTTCTTGGTGCGCAGCGCGAAACCACTCAGAGGCAGCTAAATgctgaaaagaagaagaaagtggATGGGCCTCGAGTTGAATCACTAAATAAAAGATTATCCTTGACCCATGAAAAGATAACAATAATAGAGGAGATGATGCGGAAGATATTTACCGGGTATGGACCTTATGTTAATGATACATATTTTTTTGATCACTTGAGGGACATTTCCGATTTTGTTTTGTCTTTTTGTATGTTGAATTTGTAGGCTATTTATGCACCGTTATCGAGATGTCGAACCAGATATCAGAATGGCATGCATACAGTCATTGGGTGTTTGGATCCTGTCATACCCCTCCCTGTTTTTGCAGGATTTGTATTTGAAATATCTTGGATGGACATTGAATGATAAAGTAAGTGGATATCCAGTTTGATTTTATCTTCAATCCTCTTTTGATAAACTTGAAAATTCTAACTGTGCATTTGGCTCTTAACTATTCCCCTCTGAAGAGTCATGGTGTAAGGAAGGCTTCAGTCCTTGCACTGCAAAATCTTTATGAGGTGAATGATAATGTTCCATCTCTTGGCCTTTTCACGGAGAGGTTTTATAAAAGAATGATCGAGCTTGCTGATGATGTTGATATTTCCGTGGCAGTATGTGCTATAGGACTTGTGAAACAACTGATAAGGTAATGTTAATTCTAGCTTTGGGCAaagattttgctttttagtaTTGTTACCAGCAGATTGTTGTTAGTTGTGCTTTACTATCAAGCTATTCTCTATTTTGCAGACATCAACTTGTTCCCGAGGAAGAATTAAGTTCATTATATGATTTGCTAATTGATGATCCACCAGATATCAGGCGTGCCATTGGAGCACTAGTGTATGATAATCTGATTGCCCAGCGATTGAACAGTTCACAATCTAGTTCAGGTTTTTATCACCCTGTTCTGCATCATGTGCTTTCTatttgcttgattaatacaattgTATTGATAACAAAAAGTTGTCAGGGGATAATACTGATTCTTCTGAGGTTCATCTGAGTAGACTGCTGCGCATATTGAGAGAGTTCTCAAAAGACGAAATGCTGAGCATGTATGTCATTGATGATATCTGGGAGTATATGGATGCCATGAAAGTACGTTATGTACACCATCTTTTGATCTAAGGCTTGATGTTATCTGAACAAATTACTATCACCATATTATATCTGTAGTTTGGTCAGAGTAGTATTTCCCTACAACTTTCAGTGAGTCTACATCTTCTATACCTAGACTTCCAGAATCTAGTGGCTCAACTTAGTTTTATACACACTATAAATTACTGTATGATATCTGGAATTGACCAGTATTCCCTATGATTTTTAGTATTATTGCTGTAATTACATTATCTGTAGTTTGGTCAGACTAGTATTTCCTACAACTTGCCTTAAATTGCATTTTCTATTTCCATTGATTAGATAGCTATTATCCTTGTTATCATACGATAACTTGAGAAGGGTCTCCTGCCTATCCTGGTTTCCGTGGGTGGACTCTAGGAAAGTATTTACTTGAAAATTATGTCCCTGCAGGATTGGAAGTGTATCCTGTCTATGCTCTTGGAGGAAGAGCCATCAGCTGAACTAAGTGATGTAGATGCGACAAACCTAATTCGGTTGCTTGCTGCATCAATTAGAAAGGCAGTCGGGGAGAAGATTGTTCCTGCTAGTGATAATAGAAAACAATATTACACTAAAGCACAAAAGGTGAGGTTCTTTAGTTCTTCTAGTTGATACTCTCTTTGCGAATTGCTACATTTGTGCTTCAAACCTCACCATTTACACTTGCTATATTTGTGCTTCAAACTTCACCGTTTACACTTGATTATGGATTCCAACAAAGTGCTTGTGAAACAATAAGTTTGGTGATATTTCTGCAACCTGGTTGATCTGTACTGTTTTAGTAGTGTCTGTGCCACAATTTATCTTTCAGGTCAGTTGCTTAAATACATTCATctggtttttcaaaaaaatacacCCATCTACGTTTTTAAAAGCTTATTACTTACTAGTATTATTCAATGGTAGAGgtgccattttcattttttttccttcatGTTACCATATTTCACACTTTCCAGCATTAAGACGTTTTATTTTGCTTGGAGTGATAATATAGTGCCCTCAGTCAATTTATGTTCATGTACACCATAGAACAAGGACAGCAACTCTTTTTGCTTTGTAGTGTCAAAAGCTGTTTACAGGATGATCTTCCAGATGCTGTCGTTTTGATATTATGTGGTCATTGAGTTTTCTTACCTTAAGTTCAGAATGGTGTTAGATTATTTGAGATTGATTTGTTCATTAGTGTTCTTTGTCAATGACAAATTATATTGGTGTTGTTTAGAGCATACTATACTCCTGAACACAGAATTCTTAGACTTCTTACGTTGTAATCGGCAGGAAATGTTTGAAAGTTGTAAACGTGATATAACCGTTGCTATGATGAGGAATTATCCGCAGCTTCTTCGCAAATTTATGTCTGACAAAGCAAAAATTCCTTATCTACTCGAAATCATTGTTCATATGAACCTTGAGCTCTATTCTCTTAAAAGACAAGATCAGGTGCGTTTGAGGAACTTTTATGATGATGAATTGTTTAGGGATTGCCAATACGAAGtaacttgttttctttttcttttccagaaTTTTAAATCTGCTGTCCTTCTGATGAAAGAGGCATTTTTTAAGCATGGTGAGAAGGAAGCTCTGAGATCTTGTGTAAAAGCTGTGGGCTTCTGTGCCACTGAGAGTCGAGGGGAGTTACAGGACTTTGCCCTTAACAAATTAAAGGAGATTGAGGATGAGCTCATTGTCAAACTTAAATCTGCAATAAAAGAAGTTGTGGTATGGGCTCAATTGCTATTCTATGTGTTTTATTGGTGCATTTTGGATAAATCTACAAGCTTTGTTGTTGCAGGATGGTGATGATGAATATTCACTGCTTGTTAATTTGAAAAGATTGTATGAACTTCAATTGTCAAGGCAAATTTCCATTGAAAGCTTGTATAAAGATTTTGCGGAGACTCTTAAAAACTTCAGAAGTATTGATGACGAGGTGGGTGGTgttgttttaattaattttttttgcaaTCTTGCCAATACACAACTGCTTTGGCTTACTGTTCAGGTAATTGGATTTCTGCTTCTCAACATGCATCTGCATGTTTGCTGGTGCCTACACTCTATCATAAACTCTGGCACAGTCCCCGAGCAATCAGTGTCTTCCTTAATTTCCAAGCGCAGTACCTTGTTTAAACTACTTGAGTCCTTCCTGACTACTGAATCTCCTGAAGGTCTTCGTGCGAATCATCTTGCATGTAGGGTAAGCATTGTTTCTCAAATATCCGCATCCGACCATATGTAATTTCCAAACATCTATGTTCAGCTATCTCCTATTAGTGCCTTTGTTCTCTTTTGGTTAATTTGAGTTTGTGTTTTCTTGGTCCAGGTTTGTGTTATTCTTTCAGAACAATGGTGTCTGTTCAGGAAAGCAACCTTTGCTTCCACTGAGCTAGAAGTTTTGGGGTACTCTCCAGATGAATCCATTCTTCAAAAGTTCTGGAAGCTTGGTGAACACCAACTACATATTTCAGGTGGTCTTAACTTGCTCATTCGCTATTTACTCTAAAGGCGTGACAGCTCTAGCTCACATCTTACTGTTGTAAATAGGAATAATAGTACGGCTCTAACACTATTGTTTTATTTTAACTATAGAATAGCTTGATTCTAGAGCAATCGTACTTCATATTGCAGCACTTTTAATTATAAAAGAAAGCTGGAATTGGAATTGGCAAGCCATGTAGTGCTGATATGTACTTGCTTGTTTAGGTGCCACTAAAGCTCTATGGCTAAGTTTAGTAGTTTCAATTTTAGATAAATCTTGCTTTTAGATATAAACTAATCATCATTATTATGGTCACTATGGAAACACTTTGGTGCTTGAGTAGTCACATGAACTTGAGTGCTAAATGTATATTTTTCTTGAAGTCAATTCATTTCCTCATGCTGTATCTTAATTGAAAGAATTAGTTGTTGTGCATTGATTTTTATATTTGTTTACTTCATGCTGTGGAGCCTGATTTCTAAAAGGAGACCTTTTTATCCATCTTTATTCTAGCATTACTTCCTAGATGAAGATTCTAGCTTTTTTTGTTTGATGGAAAAGGATCATTAAGAAGAAACTAGTACACTCCGCTCCCAACACAACCAAACAGGAGGAAAAGAGGTGTTTTACTTTCCTTTTTCTGTTGTATGCGCTCTTACATCATGAAGTAGTGTGACACGTGCAAAACTGTTATTTATAAACAACATACCCAATATTATCTTACAccgtggggtctgaggagggtagtgtgtacgcagaccctattcctagcttgtgaggatagagagtcTGTTTCcagtagaccctcggctcaggaaagcataagcaccatatcaatgaaaatatagacaagaagggacatcaccaaaaagccatataaaagcagaataaaaacaacaagatagtaaggtgatcaacaatgaaagaaaacaacggctagtcataaaaacctactaccaacaCAAGGCAAGACTGCGTGCCAATACTActgttatgaacactctagactacctactctaTTACCCTAATCCTCGGCCTCCATATCTCCTATCAAGGGTTATGTCCTCGATCAGCTGAAGCtcgccatgtcttgcctaatcacctctccccacctcttctttggcctacctctacctctccgcaggccctccaatgtcaacctctcacacctcctcaccggggtGTCTGTGTtcctcctcacatgaccaaaccacctaagccgcgcttcccgcatcttgtcctcaataggggcCACACTCACCTTGTCGTAGATAACCTCATTTTTAATCCTATCTAACCTGgtgtgcccacacatccatctcaacatcctcatctctgctactttcatgaGCGATCTTGACCACAAAATCTGTTATTTATATATCGTAAAAAAAGATGCTGCAAAAACTTGAGCACGTAATCTGTAAGCAGAAGATCATCAATATACCTTTGAGTAGTGGTGGAAAAATAGATCTCCACTGTCCATCTAGAGGTGTCAATGAAAGGATAACATTCTTTTCAACTGAACCAAATAAagtgttttcaatttccaaaacAGCCTCCAACACTACCTATCCATTCAACCCTGGAAAGGGTTTCTTTTTTCACCTGATGGATGCTTTGGGGTATTTAATTTATCTTCTAACGTGGAAACAGATGAGACTGAAGAAGATGATTCTAATAGGGAATACATTGAGGAGACAAATCGAGATGCTATAATCATTGCTGTGGCGAAGTTGGTTGCTGTTGAGGCAGTTCCTAAGGTTAGGTGGATTCTCTTTTCATAGTTGGATTGTTCCGAACTTAATTACTAGATATACTTTGGGGATTTGGTGCCTCACCATTAATTTTCTTTATCAGCTGCTGACATATTTCATCAATGTAAACTATGTCTACAGGAGTATCTTGCTCCAGAGATAGTATCTCGTTTCGCGATGCATGGAACAAGTGTGTCTGAGGTCATTAAGCATTTGCTAACAGTCTTAAGGAATAAAGGTGCAGATGTTGCATGTCTGTTCCTAGAGGCACTAAAGAAGGTAAGTATCATTACTTCTTAACTGAGATGATTTCTAttttattttggtcacttggaaGGTTGGCTTACCGGTAAGCATTCTGATGAAATTGCAGCAGAAAAAAATTGTTTCAAAATTGGATAATCATATGGTTGAGCAGTTTGGTTTGGCTGAGATGTTGTCGGTGTATATCTTTCATGTTATTGGGGTGTGTCTAAGTTGGGTGTGTTATGATCCAAAGAGCTAGGATTAACAAATCTCATGCTTTTAAAAAAGAGGCATGTCTATGTCCTTGTCTGCTATTGTGGTGGCCTTTCTCCTGGCAGTTTATTGGTTATTTTGGGTGGCTTTCAACACTTTAACTCAGCTAGCCACATGATTCAGAGTAAATAAAGTTTGGAAAGAATACATGTTAGATTCTTTGTTTGGAAAGAAAGTATACATGTTAGATTCAAAAAGGAAGCAAGGTCGTAATTTGGCAGCAAAATAGTATTTTTCCCCCCTCATTGAGTGGTTGAGCATGTTTGTTCCGGTTCTGCAGGCATATCAACGGTACTTAGTGGTACTTTCTTCTGATGATGACAATTCAGCAAGAAAGacatttcaagaatgtgaagatCTTGCGAGTGAGCTTGCTAAAACTTTTGGAAAGGCTGCTAAAAACAAGCATCGATCAGATGTTCTAAATATTGTCACAGGAGGCATTCAATATGCCTTTTCAGATGCTCCAGAACATTTATCTTTCTTAGATGGTGCCGTGCTGCATTTCATATCCAAACTTCCTCCGCCAGATATTATGGACATGTAAGAGCTTAActtattttccccctttttagTCACATAATGAAAGGTTAACATGCTGTGTAATCCTGACTTTAATCATGTTAGATGATCTATCAAGTGTGGTTTTTAAAATTGTACATGAGTCCTGGTATGTAACAACTTGAGAAAATAAGGGATTATCTTCTGGCATTCCTCGGATTTTGAATATTGAAGGAGCTTGAAACACTGTATTCGGCTTGGTTCCAGGGGTGGGATTTAGATGTGGATTGGTCAGATATTTGCCTGAAAATTGAGACATCCCGTTAATATTTTGGGGCTTGAACTGTCGTGATTGTGGCAGGCTCAGAAacctttctttttcattttttggtttaAAGAATATGAAGTGCTTTTGTTGAAGTATTTTGTTGATATGATAGGGGACTAGCCGTATACAAGCAGTATGCGGAAGTGCAGGTTCTAGAGAAAATGTGATTTCTTACAAAGATTACCCAATCTTCATTGTCAATTGGAATCGCGTATCTGCTCCAAAAACTTGCAGAAAATTTAAATGATCCTCTGATATGCACATAGGAGTTTAGCTTCttcaaagttttttttttttttctttccatatTAGCCGCATAAGTGCTAGAGGAGCCATTTCCATATCTACTCCTTTTCCTCTTGAATTCCCAACTCAGAATAAGTCTGTTATGGTAGCCGGCATTACCTGGTGCCAAACATATTCCACGCTGTGTTCCACAATTGGCATTCGATATGACTGTGAAATGCAAGTGGTTGACATTTTATCGCGACTTCTTGCACCCAAAGCACCAGTAGATGTGAagtatcttctatttcttcaaatTCTCAGCTGTTAGAATGGCTAAGGAAAAAAGCAAACCTTTTAGGTGCCTATAGGAACCAATACCAAGGGATGGGAAAAAAATGTCCTTCCTTCTCAATAGTCTATGATAAAATGAGTTTATTGTGAAGAGTTCCTTGTTCTGTCTATCCTACTTTCAGCTGTCCTGGTCCGTTAgcgaaaaagaaaatgaaaatggaaGCAACAGCCTAGAAAAGTGTTAGGGTGTACCATGTTTAACCTATAAAGAAGAGGGCATACCTTCTTGCAAGATCTACTGAGCTAAAAAGTAGGGGGATGCCCAGAACTTAAATTAGCTATGACTGCTGCTTACTCTCAACTACAGCCTTACTGCGTTACTGGTGTCTGAGATCAAGGATATAGGAGGTTGATACTTTTGGACTCTATATTGTGTCTCAAAGAAATAAATGAAACTTTACTAATGATCAGCTATAGCTGTCTCATTGGACGAAATGTTTTCTTGCTTTTGGGCATGTCAATGGTGAATATTGTATTGGCTTTACATTTTAGcgttctttcattttttttaaggTTGTCCTTGAGAGAGCGGCCTTAGCAATCCTGTCTTGTCATCATTTAATCTTTCAATGCTATTTTGTTATTATAAGTATCATACGGTACAGACTATCAATTCAACTTTCATGTGATCAGCTTGAAAGATGTTGAGAAAAGAACTGAAAATGTTAATATGGATGAAGATCCAAGTGGTTGGCGACCCTATCATATATTTGTAGACACAGTCTGTGAGAAGTATGCAAAGGATGAAGGTTTACAAGGTACACATGCTTTCAATTTTCTGAATTTATCTTTTGCTGTAGTTTGTCCTCTCCTGTCTTTCTCCCATTTTATGTTGTGTGCTTCTTTAATTTGCGAGTTATTCTTTATTGTTTCACTCCTCGTAAATGGCTCTGGTCTCCAGTGAGTCCTAGTTTGAGTTCACTCCCAAagggtttctttttctttttctttttcctgtgGAAGAGGAGAACTGATGTATGTAAGCACATGCTTAGGATGTTTGAAACTGTgtttgggtgggtgggtggtttggggggggggatcAAAAACTTAAAAGAGGTTGGTTTGCTCACGAAGTCTAACAAATGCCTGATGGGCTATAAATAGAAAAGGAGGTTGGTTTGACTATTAAATAAGTGCCATGCGGTTCACTTCCTTGTCATTTTGGGATAGCCCGTGATGGTAAGTGGAGTGAAACTCGAAAGTGATTATGTCCAATCCTGTTGTGTGCCACATTAGTCGACAATAATAACAATACCTCAATCATAAAAATTAGTTAGGC
This region includes:
- the LOC104214069 gene encoding sister-chromatid cohesion protein 3 isoform X2, whose amino-acid sequence is MEEEPVVSGTANRRTKRTRVQTRVNEEQNVNEEREESSDDFEESRGRAKRSKAVAGTSAAAAAASRNAHLSLIDVVKGDRRLIPLVVKHWVEHYEKNPKAAIAGLLSMMFEACGVKYHIEEDFLDQTDVDDVVVALVNMAKRGEVEDYQSSKKKDFNNFKDNLVYFWDTLVAECENGPLFDKVLFDKCMDYVIALSCTPPRVYRQVASLMGLQLVTSFIHVAKVLGAQRETTQRQLNAEKKKKVDGPRVESLNKRLSLTHEKITIIEEMMRKIFTGLFMHRYRDVEPDIRMACIQSLGVWILSYPSLFLQDLYLKYLGWTLNDKSHGVRKASVLALQNLYEVNDNVPSLGLFTERFYKRMIELADDVDISVAVCAIGLVKQLIRHQLVPEEELSSLYDLLIDDPPDIRRAIGALVYDNLIAQRLNSSQSSSGDNTDSSEVHLSRLLRILREFSKDEMLSMYVIDDIWEYMDAMKDWKCILSMLLEEEPSAELSDVDATNLIRLLAASIRKAVGEKIVPASDNRKQYYTKAQKEMFESCKRDITVAMMRNYPQLLRKFMSDKAKIPYLLEIIVHMNLELYSLKRQDQNFKSAVLLMKEAFFKHGEKEALRSCVKAVGFCATESRGELQDFALNKLKEIEDELIVKLKSAIKEVVDGDDEYSLLVNLKRLYELQLSRQISIESLYKDFAETLKNFRSIDDEVIGFLLLNMHLHVCWCLHSIINSGTVPEQSVSSLISKRSTLFKLLESFLTTESPEGLRANHLACRVCVILSEQWCLFRKATFASTELEVLGYSPDESILQKFWKLGEHQLHISDETEEDDSNREYIEETNRDAIIIAVAKLVAVEAVPKEYLAPEIVSRFAMHGTSVSEVIKHLLTVLRNKGADVACLFLEALKKAYQRYLVVLSSDDDNSARKTFQECEDLASELAKTFGKAAKNKHRSDVLNIVTGGIQYAFSDAPEHLSFLDGAVLHFISKLPPPDIMDILKDVEKRTENVNMDEDPSGWRPYHIFVDTVCEKYAKDEGLQDGKEGSAMRRRGRPPKRQNLQGKKLFNKHTSSEDEESICGSDQDADEEKQDDEEEVPLIQSIKSSSKLRSLKTSKRAEAI